A portion of the Spirochaetota bacterium genome contains these proteins:
- a CDS encoding insulinase family protein gives MKKLSSYLNIKKQKNFKTFKYLFSLILLLFSFLLFSCETTYTPIKLQNLPQAKTIELPNIGKVVNYFTDYGIEVYQLYEGGKVYVDMVITNVSDYINKYPKGTVEILAYMLNLTVSGNYLVDILGTLKYNGTIDDYNFDWDDDNIYYSFVASSSNYLNAMKAGLATVLFNKPNNDSIFDTVKNFYYEKNGLFKGEENYPERYMERLPRPLFFLGHPYEKYANSFRDFKEVELNHVKALYNDLFNVNNIKFFVRGQSSQTAFKAKLEKDFAAIPQKDNKTYKLEPIKPQPQSKINYNTFYSSTAKSFYVSNYSPGPLRYSEDYYPFLVATEIFSNKTYINVRILNNLAYAVDWYVDGGKACYLKLYLTTTKLNETLKIIINTLKDLKQKGVTSDDILQVYKKRFTEFWLTMEQSSGFFSFIKYSELNYNWPERIYEHLDRIKNVKIEDVNRMYQKYFKGFIWGIVGPSQKDIDNIDKSLLFYSVE, from the coding sequence ATGAAGAAATTAAGTTCATATTTAAATATAAAAAAACAAAAAAACTTTAAAACATTTAAATATCTTTTCTCTTTAATCTTACTTTTATTCTCTTTTTTACTTTTCTCATGTGAAACTACATATACTCCTATTAAACTTCAAAATTTACCTCAAGCTAAAACAATAGAGCTTCCAAACATAGGTAAAGTTGTTAACTACTTTACAGACTACGGAATTGAGGTTTATCAGTTATATGAAGGTGGTAAAGTCTATGTTGACATGGTTATAACAAATGTTTCTGACTATATCAACAAATATCCAAAAGGAACAGTTGAGATCCTTGCATATATGCTTAATTTAACAGTTTCTGGAAACTATCTTGTCGATATTCTTGGGACACTTAAATATAATGGAACAATTGATGATTATAATTTTGACTGGGATGATGATAATATTTACTATTCTTTTGTTGCATCTAGTTCAAATTATTTAAATGCTATGAAAGCTGGACTTGCTACTGTTTTATTTAATAAACCTAATAATGATTCTATTTTTGATACTGTTAAAAACTTTTATTATGAAAAAAATGGTCTTTTTAAAGGTGAGGAAAACTATCCTGAAAGGTATATGGAAAGATTGCCAAGACCATTATTCTTTTTAGGTCACCCATATGAAAAATATGCTAACTCTTTCAGAGACTTTAAAGAAGTGGAGCTAAACCATGTAAAAGCTTTATACAATGATCTTTTTAATGTTAATAATATAAAATTTTTCGTAAGAGGTCAATCTTCTCAAACTGCATTTAAAGCAAAACTCGAGAAAGACTTTGCTGCTATACCTCAAAAAGATAACAAAACTTATAAACTTGAACCAATAAAACCTCAACCTCAATCAAAAATAAACTACAACACTTTTTATTCATCAACAGCAAAATCTTTCTATGTTTCAAACTACTCCCCAGGTCCATTGAGATACTCTGAAGATTATTATCCTTTTTTAGTTGCAACAGAAATTTTCTCAAACAAAACTTATATAAATGTTAGAATATTAAACAATCTTGCATATGCTGTAGATTGGTATGTTGATGGAGGAAAAGCATGTTACTTAAAACTTTATCTTACAACTACAAAATTAAATGAAACTTTAAAAATAATAATAAATACTCTTAAAGATTTGAAACAGAAAGGTGTTACCTCAGATGATATTTTACAAGTTTATAAAAAAAGATTTACGGAATTTTGGCTCACTATGGAACAATCTTCAGGTTTTTTCTCTTTTATAAAATATTCTGAACTAAATTATAACTGGCCTGAAAGAATATATGAACATCTTGATAGAATAAAGAATGTTAAAATTGAAGATGTTAATAGAATGTATCA
- a CDS encoding ABC transporter substrate-binding protein, protein MKKLFKKSILLLTIFVFLFFSFAVFFAGKSGSSSDLNKTTQQNVAIDSLKRNVEIKDYQRVGILNPAVIRNLAIAGYNFKNVIGVDSFTKDTYFNQKYLDPSNFKNSIFAKYNYKELPLKSVEIIGDFNGPNVEKIVSLKIDLLVIDVSFPQKIKDQLDQLKINYFVFSTYNTYDNLKNDINNLYKLFKIDQKAINDINGSIGKLEKDLIELANKFKNKKVLIIVWYDNGFMCAGKDSFLSSFFEKFGFINVINTNGYPVISDETFINLNPDHILVASSYMNVDVLKKDIYKNINAIKKGSIVTIDAEFENKLLQPSKESWEAYKEIFGKLKD, encoded by the coding sequence ATGAAAAAATTATTTAAGAAATCCATTTTACTATTAACAATTTTTGTTTTCCTATTCTTTAGTTTTGCTGTATTTTTTGCTGGTAAAAGTGGATCTTCTTCTGATTTAAACAAAACAACTCAACAAAATGTTGCTATTGACTCACTAAAAAGAAATGTTGAGATTAAGGATTACCAGAGAGTTGGTATTTTAAACCCTGCTGTTATTAGAAACCTTGCAATAGCTGGATATAACTTTAAAAATGTTATTGGAGTAGATTCTTTTACAAAAGATACCTATTTTAACCAAAAATATTTAGATCCATCAAATTTTAAAAACTCCATTTTCGCTAAATATAACTATAAAGAATTGCCATTAAAATCTGTTGAAATAATAGGAGATTTTAATGGTCCTAATGTTGAAAAAATTGTCTCATTAAAAATTGATCTATTAGTTATCGATGTATCTTTCCCACAAAAGATAAAAGATCAACTTGATCAATTAAAGATTAATTATTTTGTTTTCTCTACATACAATACTTATGATAACTTAAAAAATGATATTAATAACCTTTATAAGCTTTTTAAAATTGATCAAAAAGCTATAAATGATATAAACGGTTCAATTGGTAAACTTGAAAAAGATCTTATTGAACTTGCAAATAAATTCAAAAATAAGAAGGTTTTAATCATTGTATGGTATGATAATGGTTTTATGTGTGCTGGAAAAGATTCATTTCTATCATCATTTTTTGAAAAATTTGGCTTCATTAATGTCATAAATACAAATGGCTATCCTGTTATATCAGATGAAACTTTTATAAACTTAAACCCAGATCATATACTTGTTGCCTCTTCATATATGAATGTTGATGTTCTTAAAAAAGATATATATAAAAATATAAATGCAATAAAGAAAGGCTCTATTGTAACTATAGATGCTGAATTTGAAAATAAACTCTTACAACCTTCAAAAGAATCATGGGAAGCTTACAAGGAAATTTTTGGAAAGTTAAAAGATTAA
- a CDS encoding insulinase family protein, which produces MKTKLIKLSIPKISFKTFIVFIIFSLLFLFLAADTNEYYTYTKLSNGLELYLVKRTKIPLVAFYLAFKTGAYRETPEYDGLTHLFEHMFFKANKTMKTAVDYYEFMNRTGITYNGWTSQEEVVYYFICPKDNIRDAADLMYNSIVNTALDEEELKKEREVVLEEYARVYSSRVNYLFQYLMFKELYKDNLSRKSVIGNYDMIKTATVDKMKKLKETFFIPNNGALIIVGDIDIDKTISMIDEIFSKWNRGPEIKEENFILNPLPEDRFVFNHRFDKENIDIYMLGVGPSLRGEGNRDITNFAGDIYHYALSLKNSKFTRALSSYTDSFNFYLQWNAYYGDIEFYTKSVKGENIIDFYKTFRRELDKSADPGYITEEEFDKAKKYYVDSSSKKINWDNYTLEGIANILSKYWAKNWLDLILFQKEKEYYEKVKYQDVLEYAKRYIVKKGFVWGILIDEKLAEQYNLKSLNK; this is translated from the coding sequence ATGAAAACTAAACTTATCAAACTTAGTATTCCAAAAATAAGTTTTAAAACTTTTATAGTTTTTATTATCTTTTCTTTGCTATTTCTTTTTTTAGCAGCTGATACAAATGAATACTATACCTACACAAAACTTTCAAATGGCCTTGAACTTTATCTTGTTAAAAGGACAAAAATACCACTTGTTGCTTTTTATCTTGCTTTTAAGACAGGTGCATATAGAGAAACACCTGAATACGATGGGCTTACGCATCTTTTTGAACATATGTTTTTTAAAGCAAATAAAACTATGAAAACTGCAGTTGATTACTATGAATTTATGAATCGAACAGGTATTACTTATAATGGATGGACATCACAAGAAGAGGTTGTATACTATTTCATATGTCCAAAAGATAACATTAGAGATGCTGCTGATCTTATGTATAACTCTATCGTTAATACAGCACTTGATGAAGAAGAGCTTAAAAAAGAAAGAGAAGTTGTCTTAGAAGAGTATGCAAGGGTTTATTCAAGTAGAGTTAATTATCTTTTTCAATATCTTATGTTTAAAGAACTTTATAAGGATAATTTATCAAGAAAATCTGTTATAGGAAACTATGATATGATAAAAACTGCTACTGTTGATAAAATGAAGAAACTTAAAGAGACTTTTTTTATTCCAAATAATGGTGCTTTGATTATTGTTGGTGATATAGATATTGATAAAACTATAAGTATGATTGATGAAATATTTTCAAAATGGAATAGAGGGCCAGAAATTAAAGAAGAAAATTTTATACTAAATCCACTTCCAGAAGATAGATTTGTTTTTAATCATAGATTTGACAAAGAAAACATTGATATATATATGCTTGGTGTTGGTCCTTCTTTAAGAGGGGAAGGAAACAGAGATATAACAAACTTTGCTGGTGACATTTATCACTATGCTTTATCTCTTAAAAACTCTAAATTTACAAGAGCTTTAAGTTCATATACAGATTCTTTTAATTTTTATTTACAGTGGAATGCTTACTATGGAGATATTGAATTTTATACTAAGTCTGTTAAAGGAGAAAATATAATAGATTTTTATAAAACATTTAGAAGAGAACTTGATAAATCTGCTGATCCTGGATATATTACTGAAGAAGAATTTGATAAAGCTAAAAAATACTATGTTGATAGCTCTTCAAAAAAGATAAACTGGGATAACTATACTTTAGAAGGAATTGCAAATATTCTTTCAAAATATTGGGCAAAAAATTGGCTTGATCTTATTCTTTTCCAAAAGGAGAAAGAGTATTATGAAAAAGTTAAATACCAAGATGTTTTAGAATATGCTAAAAGATATATTGTTAAAAAAGGTTTTGTATGGGGAATACTCATCGATGAAAAACTTGCTGAGCAATATAATTTAAAAAGTTTAAATAAATAA